A segment of the candidate division WOR-3 bacterium genome:
CTCATCGGAATAGAAATTATTGCCAAAGGTGTGACCCTTGCTTTGATATCAGCGAGTTCGGTAAAAGGGCTGATTCTAACCGGTCAGAGCCTGGTGATAACATTTATTGTGGTTGAGGTCTGCGCTATCGCAGTTGCCCTGGCGCTCGTTATAAATCTTTATCGCCATACTGGTAGTCTTGATGTCAAAAAATTGACAAAGTTGAGAGGATAATTATGATTGATATTTTACTTTCTCCTCCCATTGCCTTTTTGATTTTCTTGGGTATTTTCTATTTGATTTACTGGCTTGGTAGTCTGATGGCGCCAAAAATGAAAAAGACACCGGGTAAAGTTTCAACCTATGCCTGTGGTGAGGATATTCCAGGAACAAAAATCCAATTTGGTTATCGTCTGTTTTTCTATGTTGCACTGTTCTTCACGATGATGCATGTTGCGACACTGGTGGTGGCGACGATTCCCAAAGGCGCAGTCGCCTTGTTTGGTATCTTTTATCTGGCGATGATATTTATCTCGGTCTTGGCATTGATAACGAGGAGTTAAATGAGCAACCATAATAAAAAGATAAATGGGAAGTTAGAAGTGAATTTCAATCCTCCTATTTCCCCCTTTGAAAAAGGGGGATTAAGGGGGATTTGTAGCGGTCTTATTTATCA
Coding sequences within it:
- the nuoK gene encoding NADH-quinone oxidoreductase subunit NuoK is translated as MINLPNDFYLNLIFAFILFFIGLYCLLSMRNLIKLLIGIEIIAKGVTLALISASSVKGLILTGQSLVITFIVVEVCAIAVALALVINLYRHTGSLDVKKLTKLRG
- the ndhC gene encoding NADH-quinone oxidoreductase subunit A; the encoded protein is MIDILLSPPIAFLIFLGIFYLIYWLGSLMAPKMKKTPGKVSTYACGEDIPGTKIQFGYRLFFYVALFFTMMHVATLVVATIPKGAVALFGIFYLAMIFISVLALITRS